A single Pseudomonadota bacterium DNA region contains:
- a CDS encoding PilZ domain-containing protein — translation MGEEVQHRRKYKRVFYSVQDKMVGFFSCPSQGDKGIVANVMNMSVGGLHFTLKRDDNIKLKVGDHLILTKIVGNAPIQLVVNIETKIKWVLDHHLMKHIGYGCEFMDLPDIVKEQIVDFVDTEWVSSSLNNEAVQN, via the coding sequence ATGGGAGAGGAAGTCCAGCACCGTAGAAAATATAAACGAGTCTTTTACTCGGTTCAGGATAAAATGGTCGGTTTTTTTTCCTGTCCGAGTCAGGGAGATAAAGGCATAGTTGCCAATGTGATGAATATGAGCGTCGGTGGTTTGCATTTCACTTTGAAACGGGATGACAATATTAAACTCAAGGTAGGCGACCATCTTATTCTTACCAAAATAGTGGGCAACGCGCCGATTCAGCTCGTGGTGAATATAGAGACAAAAATCAAATGGGTTCTTGATCATCACCTGATGAAACATATTGGCTACGGATGTGAATTCATGGATCTGCCCGATATAGTCAAGGAACAGATTGTTGATTTTGTTGATACAGAGTGGGTGAGCAGTTCTCTGAATAATGAAGCGGTTCAGAATTAA